Proteins co-encoded in one Kribbella qitaiheensis genomic window:
- a CDS encoding LacI family DNA-binding transcriptional regulator: MAPSVTIKTVAQAVGVSPSTVSNAYNKPGQLSGALRDRILAKAQELGYAGPDASARALRSGKAGAVGVLFTDKLAYAFSDPYAVGFLAGLAEVAEEFVTSLLLMPLSSSDIEGGANAVRQASIDGAAIFCVATGHPGLDMLGKRGIPTVSTARDADPKSSWVAIDEQEAAAKLGHHLARLGHSDLVVLVDNTEAPGSRPVELTFDEVGCNDCEWRIRGLQRELPGARIRLVSGGANAFSSGLRGAELVLDSQDRPTAIIGLSDVQALGAMEAMKTRRLVPGRDLTVVGFDDIPAAETAGLTTIRQPIKDKGRTVGRVLLDPEFTEHQVLLPTELIVRSSSGPAPH; the protein is encoded by the coding sequence ATGGCTCCCTCAGTCACCATCAAGACCGTGGCGCAGGCCGTCGGGGTGTCGCCGTCGACCGTCTCCAACGCCTACAACAAGCCCGGCCAGCTGTCCGGCGCACTCCGCGACCGGATCCTGGCCAAGGCCCAGGAGCTCGGGTACGCCGGCCCGGACGCCTCGGCCCGCGCGCTGCGCAGCGGCAAGGCCGGCGCCGTCGGCGTGCTGTTCACCGACAAGCTCGCCTACGCCTTCTCCGATCCGTACGCCGTCGGCTTCCTCGCGGGCCTGGCCGAGGTCGCCGAGGAGTTCGTCACCAGCCTGCTGCTGATGCCGCTCAGCTCGTCCGACATCGAGGGCGGCGCCAACGCGGTCCGGCAGGCCTCGATCGACGGCGCCGCGATCTTCTGCGTCGCCACCGGCCACCCCGGCCTCGACATGCTCGGCAAGCGCGGTATCCCGACCGTCTCGACCGCCCGCGACGCCGACCCGAAGTCGTCCTGGGTCGCGATCGACGAGCAGGAGGCCGCCGCCAAGCTCGGCCACCACCTGGCCCGGCTCGGCCACTCCGACCTGGTCGTGCTGGTCGACAACACCGAGGCCCCCGGCAGCCGGCCGGTGGAGCTCACCTTCGACGAGGTCGGGTGCAACGACTGCGAGTGGCGGATCCGTGGCCTGCAGCGGGAATTGCCAGGCGCCCGGATCAGGCTGGTCTCGGGCGGCGCCAACGCCTTCAGTTCAGGGCTCCGGGGCGCCGAGTTGGTGCTCGACTCCCAGGACCGGCCGACCGCGATCATCGGCCTGAGCGACGTCCAGGCACTCGGCGCGATGGAGGCGATGAAGACCCGCCGACTGGTTCCCGGCCGGGACCTGACCGTGGTCGGCTTCGACGACATCCCCGCCGCCGAGACCGCCGGGCTGACCACGATCCGGCAGCCGATCAAGGACAAGGGCCGGACGGTCGGCCGGGTCCTGCTCGACCCCGAGTTCACCGAACACCAAGTCCTGCTGCCGACCGAGCTGATCGTCCGCTCGAGCAGCGGTCCCGCACCGCACTGA